The Amblyomma americanum isolate KBUSLIRL-KWMA chromosome 6, ASM5285725v1, whole genome shotgun sequence genome has a window encoding:
- the Cap-G gene encoding chromosome associated protein G: protein MTVTSMTTLRDVFTICQNKPNAFERGLEVARNVYCDTPHEEFLKDFLWYLQVIIPNAESSEYAERLLDFAARFVAAPSAPQEEPAPDNKLLDPILRKVLVWSESGKRVVRERCCLFVDKLLSYVTDESSIGDELFEELESCMLARLRDRIGSVRSRAVGALARLQDPANNKCKIVEKFLFHLEADTCVDVRAAIVSHMVPSTRTLGPLIERTRDSRDAVRKLAFERVAEKAPVRYLKIKQRTQLLDCGLNDPSSGVRQVVTEKLIPAWLKHCQDNVADLIKLLDVHGSEKVVEALLKALLKKYGIDMFIKDIKQHLLDQDKLIAEDKLSCESALYWRMLVLNLRAQGSAESESRIDEIFPDLTVYCGFVSNYVLSFSTKWEALRQLDHQFVSQQLILLMQSADLADNAGRERVRDTVRRLLLSPKVGSLQIPHLMKVIRYVHPKPDDTLQEVESLLPEIQAPLSSCSQKTQTQEEAQNMDLLIAKIKVQLNILKEELSTSIEKEDFDAAKLTKQKITELEGDLRDHQSKVVEPTPEPEEIECERSEAIILKCLTLVAEMIITTPLTSLTPFLLTCHEHIVLPGIVRMDTAIRKQAVRALSACCVLSKDVATQNLKLLFEIALVDQPVIQSIALAGAVDVLLVYGLDTFDAMIQAVFEGGDDENPIPSKASSDLLVDFLTRCTDMEDENIRAVAAEGMAKLQLYGHICSSTIMSALILHWINPDADKNGRFHQVLGAFMKMYSLGGPRNTQCFEEAFMPTLEAVLTARSQNPLTNLDPCDVLNFLVEVTLLRSPENPFEYASEDEVKEPTPHDRLAELLCREVLKDPESSDSFYYLKALTLLRTTQRCALSDLMSAAQKMEVRVKAKRAATLVKRFKEKLITLSPASGGPDEVSSSSVTIESATSNESTILSAKKRRALTRRTTHQGSDLVSPVKEEVPEEQPSSAELFSSSCS, encoded by the coding sequence ATGACTGTGACGTCGATGACTACGCTCCGCGACGTTTTCACTATTTGTCAGAACAAGCCTAACGCTTTTGAAAGAGGCCTGGAAGTGGCGCGGAACGTGTACTGCGATACTCCTCACGAAGAGTTCCTCAAGGATTTCCTGTGGTACCTTCAAGTCATCATTCCGAACGCTGAAAGCAGTGAGTACGCGGAGCGTCTTCTAGACTTTGCCGCCCGGTTCGTCGCCGCGCCCTCGGCGCCGCAAGAAGAGCCTGCCCCGGACAACAAACTTTTGGACCCTATTCTTCGTAAAGTGCTGGTGTGGAGCGAAAGCGGCAAAAGAGTTGTGCGCGAGAGATGCTGTCTTTTCGTGGACAAGCTGCTGAGCTACGTAACCGACGAGAGCAGTATTGGCGACGAACTTTTCGAGGAGCTTGAAAGTTGTATGCTTGCGAGGCTTCGCGATCGAATCGGCAGTGTGCGCAGCCGGGCTGTGGGCGCTCTGGCGAGGCTTCAAGATCCTGCTAACAACAAGTGTAAAATTGTTGAGAAGTTCTTGTTTCACCTTGAAGCGGACACCTGCGTCGACGTCCGAGCGGCCATCGTCAGTCACATGGTCCCGTCCACGCGCACGCTTGGACCCTTGATTGAGCGCACGCGCGATAGTAGAGATGCTGTGCGCAAGCTTGCATTCGAGCGCGTCGCAGAAAAGGCACCTGTCAGGTATCTGAAGATAAAGCAAAGAACACAGCTTCTGGACTGCGGTCTCAACGATCCTTCGAGCGGCGTCAGGCAGGTTGTTACAGAGAAGTTGATCCCTGCTTGGTTGAAGCACTGCCAAGACAATGTGGCCGATTTGATAAAACTGCTCGATGTGCATGGATCGGAGAAAGTTGTGGAGGCACTCTTGAAGGCACTGCTCAAGAAGTATGGTATCGACATGTTTATTAAAGACATTAAACAGCATTTACTTGACCAGGACAAGCTTATTGCAGAAGACAAGCTCAGCTGTGAAAGTGCATTGTACTGGCGGATGCTAGTGCTAAATCTTCGGGCTCAAGGATCGGCTGAATCAGAGTCGCGTATAGATGAAATCTTCCCAGACCTCACTGTTTACTGCGGTTTTGTTTCAAACTATGTGCTGTCCTTTAGTACAAAGTGGGAAGCACTTCGTCAACTTGACCATCAGTTTGTTTCACAGCAGCTCATATTGCTGATGCAGTCAGCTGATCTCGCTGACAATGCTGGAAGAGAACGTGTTCGTGATACTGTCCGAAGGCTGCTCCTTTCGCCAAAAGTTGGTTCACTGCAAATCCCACACCTGATGAAGGTGATTCGATATGTGCACCCAAAGCCTGATGACACACTGCAAGAAGTTGAATCTTTACTGCCCGAAATCCAGGCGCCACTGTCTAGTTGCTCACAGAAAACGCAAACTCAAGAGGAAGCTCAGAACATGGATCTCTTGATTGCCAAGATTAAGGTGCAGCTGAACATACTTAAAGAAGAGCTTTCAACTTCTATTGAAAAAGAAGATTTTGATGCGGCTAAGTTGACCAAGCAGAAGATAACCGAGCTGGAAGGCGATCTTCGTGACCATCAGTCCAAGGTAGTGGAGCCGACACCAGAGCCTGAAGAAATTGAGTGCGAGAGGAGTGAAGCAATCATTCTGAAGTGCCTCACACTGGTTGCTGAAATGATTATCACGACACCGCTCACATCTCTGACTCCCTTTCTTCTGACATGCCATGAGCACATTGTTCTTCCTGGGATTGTCAGAATGGATACAGCAATTCGTAAGCAGGCAGTCAGGGCACTGTCTGCCTGTTGTGTGCTGAGTAAGGATGTTGCTACCCAGAACCTGAAACTTCTTTTTGAAATTGCACTGGTTGATCAACCAGTCATTCAGAGCATTGCATTAGCAGGAGCTGTTGATGTTCTTCTTGTCTACGGGTTGGACACATTTGATGCCATGATCCAAGCTGTGTTTGAAGGAGGTGATGATGAAAATCCTATTCCATCCAAGGCCTCCTCCGACCTTCTGGTTGACTTCTTGACAAGGTGTACTGACATGGAAGATGAGAACATTAGGGCCGTAGCTGCGGAAGGAATGGCCAAGTTGCAACTCTACGGTCACATATGCTCTTCAACTATTATGTCAGCATTAATCTTGCATTGGATCAATCCGGATGCTGACAAGAATGGCAGGTTTCACCAGGTCCTGGGTGCGTTTATGAAGATGTACTCATTAGGTGGTCCACGAAATACCCAGTGCTTTGAAGAAGCCTTTATGCCCACACTGGAAGCGGTACTGACAGCCCGGTCTCAAAACCCTCTGACAAATCTGGACCCTTGTGATGTTCTGAACTTCCTTGTTGAAGTGACCTTGCTGAGATCGCCAGAGAATCCGTTTGAGTATGCATCAGAAGATGAAGTCAAGGAACCAACGCCACACGACCGACTTGCTGAGCTGCTGTGCCGAGAAGTACTGAAGGACCCGGAGTCCTCGGATTCTTTCTACTACCTCAAAGCTCTCACTCTCCTGAGAACCACCCAGAGGTGTGCCCTGTCTGATCTGATGTCAGCTGCTCAAAAGATGGAAGTAAGGGTGAAGGCAAAGCGTGCTGCTACACTGGTGAAACGGTTCAAGGAGAAACTGATCACACTGTCACCTGCTTCAGGTGGACCTGATGAGGTGTCGTCATCAAGCGTAACCATCGAGAGTGCGACATCAAATGAAAGCACCATTCTTTCAGCAAAGAAAAGAAGGGCCCTTACCAGGAGGACCACCCATCAAGGTAGTGACTTGGTCAGTCCTGTGAAAGAAGAGGTACCAGAGGAGCAGCCAAGTTCTGCAGAACTGTTTTCATCAAGCTGCAGTTGA